From a single Mobula birostris isolate sMobBir1 chromosome 13, sMobBir1.hap1, whole genome shotgun sequence genomic region:
- the LOC140208542 gene encoding uncharacterized protein, whose product MAHQRVHTREQPFTCSDCGKGFTCSSKLKVHHRVHTGERPFTCSDCGKRFSISSHLLIHQAVHTEVRDFICSVCGKRFSQSSNLQRHQRVHTGEKPFTCSDCGKGFTRSSHLQSHQRVHTGEGLFTCSDCGKAFTQASHLRRHQSVHNGERPFTCSVCGKTFTQLSNLQTHQRIHTGEKPFTCSDCGKGFTQLANLQTHQSVHTGKRPFTCSDCGKGFTTSSHLLSHQSVHTAVRDFTCLDCGKRFSQSSNLQTHKRVHTGEKPFTCSDCGKGFTRSSNLQSHQRVHTGE is encoded by the coding sequence atggctcaccagcgagttcacaccagggagcagccgtttacctgctcagactgtgggaagggattcacttgctcatccaaactgaaggtacatcacagagttcacactggggagaggccgttcacctgctcagactgcgggaagcgATTCAGCATATCATCTCACCTTCTGATTCACCAGGCAGTTCACACTGAAGTGAGGGATTTCATCTGCTCAGTCtgcgggaagagattctctcagtcatccaacctacagagacaccagcgagttcacactggggagaagccattcacctgctcagactgtggaaagggattcacgcGGTCATCCCACCtgcagagtcaccagcgagttcacactggggaggggctgttcacctgctcagactgtgggaaggcattcactcaggcatctcacctacggagacaccagtcagttcacaatggagagaggccattcacctgctcagtctgtgggaagacattcactcagttatccaacctacagacacaccagcgaattcacactggggagaagccgttcacctgctcagactgtgggaagggattcacacagttagctaacctacaaacacaccagtcagttcacactgggaagaggccgttcacctgctcagactgtgggaagggattcaccacATCGTCTCACCTACTGagtcaccagtcagttcacactgcagtGAGGGATTTCACCTGcctagactgtgggaagagattctctcagtcatccaacctacagacacacaagcgagttcacactggggagaagccgttcacctgctcagactgtggaaagggattcactcgatcatccaacctacagagtcaccagcgagttcacactggggagtga